GCCAAAAAAGAATAAAAGCTTTAAATACGCCAGGAGACATCTACGTCATAAACAGAGAGAATGTAGTGTGGTTGGTTGAATATACGAGAAATAACTGGCCATTTGATATGGTTGTAGTGGATGAATTCAGTAGTTTTAAATCACATCAAGCCAAAAGATTTAAAGCACTTACTTGGGTAAGAAAGCATATACAAAGATTTGTAGGACTTACAGGAACACCTACACCAAATGGATTAATGGATTTGTGGGCACAGATTTATTTACTAGACCAGGGAGAAAGATTAGGAAAATTTATAAGTCACTACAGAGAAAGATATTTTGACCCTGGACAAAGAGATAGAAATGTAATATTCAAATATGATCTCAAAGAAGGAGCAGCAGAAAGTATTCAGGAAAAGATATCAGATATCTGTATCAGTATGAAAGCAGAAGACTATCTACAACTGCCTGATATCACTTTTAACAATGTTCCAGTAGTTTTAGATAGTAAAGCTATGAAAGAGTATGAAGAACTTGAAAAAAAGATGATCCTGGAGCTTGAGGACAAGACAATAGATGTCACATCAGCAGCAGCTTTATCAAATAAACTTATGCAGCTGGCCAATGGTGCCATCTATGATGAGAATAGGGGAATACATGAAGTACACAACTGTAAGATAGAAGCTTTTATGGAACTTATAGAAAAACTTAATGGAAAAGCAGCCTTAGTATTTTATAACTTTCAACATGACCTTGCAAGGTTGCAGGAAGCCTTAAAGAAAACAGGGTTAAAAGTAAGGATACTTAAAACAGTTGAGGACCAGGATGCATGGAATAAAAAAGAAATAGATATATTGCTTACACATCCAGCAAGCAGTGCCTATGGACTTAATCTACAAGAGGGTGGAAACCATGTTATATGGTTTGGCCTTAACTGGAGCTTGGAATTATATCAGCAGGCTAATAAGAGATTACACAGACAAGGACAGAAAGAGAAAGTTATAGTTCACCATTTAGTAGTTCAGGACACAAGAGATGAGGATGTAATAAAAGCACTGAATACTAAAGGAGATGTTCAAGAAGCGCTATTAGAAAGTTTGAAAGTAAGAATAGACAAATATAGGAGGAAATAATAATGAGCAATATTTTAAATAAAGATGATATAGATAAAATTTTTCAACTAGCAGAAGATATTGGAAAGACTATACCAAAAGACAATGATGCACTCAATAGAATACACCTGCATAAAGGAGAGATTGTATGTAGTGACAGCTATAGATTAGGAGTGTATAAAAGTTCAATAGATACAGATATAACATGTAGTATACCACTAGATATAATAAAAGCTTTAAAAGCTGCTAAAATTAAGCAAATAGGTATAGCAGGAATGGCTGGAACAGATGTAGAGTTGAAAACAGATAAGTTTAGAATTCAATTCAAACAAAATACACTAGCCTATCCCAAATATGATGATTTAATTTCTATAAAACCAGTAGTTAAAGCTAAAATAAAAACAGCAGAGTTTTTAAGAAAATTAGAAGGAGCAAAAAATGTATCTGATAAGGTTGTTTTAAAAGTATATAAAGATTGTTTAGAAATATCTGCTGAAAGTGAGACAGATAACTATCATAACAGCATAGAAGCTAAAGCAGACGGAGAAATAAAAATATGTTTAAATAATAAGTATTTGGCAACATATTTAAAAAGAGTAAAAAATGAGTATGTGGAAATAGGTTTTATCAGTACACATTCACAAATACATATCCATGAAGAAAATATGTATGAATATATTTTGATGCCATGTGTTATGAGAGATTAAAAGAGGTGAAACAAAATGACAAAAAAGGAATATCTTAGACAAGGGTTTAAGTTAAAAAGAGAAATAGAACATGATAAAAAAATATTGGAAGAACTTAAAAGTAATCTTGATGGACTTCAAGCTTTGCAAAATTCAGAAAAGGTTCAAGGCGGACCTGTTAAAGATGATAGTGGTATAGTCAATAGGATGAATAAAGTAATAGAACTTGAAAATAAAATAAAAAATAAATTATATAAACTCAACGACTTTCAGCAAAAATTATTATCAGAATTAGAAAGAATAGAGAATATAGATGAGAAAATTTTAATGGAAAGTAAATATATTCTTAATCTTTCATGGGACCAAATAGCTGATAAAATACATTATTCCCTTAGTCACACTTACAGAATTCATGGTAGAGCATTAGAAAATTTTAAATTTTATAAAAATGATAGTGAATGATAGTGTCAAGGTGTGCTATTATATAAAATATAGATTTGGGTCAAGGGAGAAAATCCTTTGGCCTTTTTATATTTAAATGGATTTGATTAGTTATTTTTTCTTTGGTATAATAAATGTAAATATTATATTGAGGAGTTGAAATAAATGATAAGTTATAGTGGTATATCAGAGAAGTTGATGTTATCAACAGTAAAAATAAATACAATTAATGGAAGTGGGACTGGTTTTTTCTTTAAATTTAAAGTAGGTGATGATAAAGAAGTACCTGTTTTATTAACTAATAAGCATGTTGTCAATCATAATACTAAAGAGAAAATTCAGATTTCATTCCATATATGGGCTGATGGAAAAGTATCCGAAGAAAATTTATCTCTAGCTTTAGAACTTGATTGGGTCTTTCATGAAGAATATGATTTATGTTTTGCTTTCATTGCTCCAGTTTTAAATTATATAAAGGAATTTTATCAAAAAGAAGTAGCAATTAGTTATATAGATGAAGAAATGATAAAAGAAAATTTAAGTAATTTAGAGGCTTTGGAAGAAGTAACTATGATTGGATACCCTATTGGACTACATGATGAAATTAACAATTTACCAATATTCAGAAAAGGATATACAGCCTCTCATCCAGCTTTATCATTCAATAAGAATGGAATAGCATTGGTTGATATGGCATGCTTTCCTGGTTCTTCAGGATCACCAATTTTTATTTTAAATGAAGGAAGTTATAGAGATTCTAAAGGAATAGTTATAGGGAGTAGATTAATCTTTTTAGGAATTTTATTTGCAGGACCAACATATAATGCAACTGGTGAAATAATAGAAAAAGAGATAGATATGAAATCAAATTCTATATCCTCAGTTAATATAATGATAAATTTAGGGTATTATATACAAGCAAAAGCAGTTTTGGATTTTAAAAATATAATTATTAGAAAATTAGAGAATCAGTAAAATGGTTCTCTTTTTTAATTGTTATTTTCAAAAAAGTGGCAATTTTTAAAAATAGGAGGTGATATTTTGACTAAGAATCAAAAAATATTTGTAGATGAATACTTGGTAGACTTGAATGCTACAAGAGCATATAAAAAGGCATATCCAAATATCAAAAGTGATGAGACAGCAGCAGTAAATGGAAGTAAATTGCTAAGAAATACTAAGGTTGCATCAGAAATTGAAAAAAGAATGAAAGATAGAGAAAAAAGAACAGAAGTAACTCAGGATAAAGTAGTAAAAGAGTTAGCTAGACTAGCATTTACAGATAGAACTTCAATAGTTAAAGTTGCCTCTGGAAGCCTTAAAATAAAAAGTTTTGATGAACTTACAGAAGATCAGAAAGCTTGTATATCAGGAGCCAAAGAAACTAAATTTGGAATAGAAGTTACATTCTACAACAAAGAGAAGGCTCTGGAGATGTTAGGAAGGCATTTAGGGCTGTTCAATGATAAGCTTGAAGTAAAAGGTCAAGTGAATGTATCAAATCCTTTTTCGGGGCTGTCAACTGAGGAACTAAAAAAGGTGATTTTCAATGAAAATAAGTAATGATGAAATTATAAAACAAGCTAAACTAGAACTTGCAAGGCGTGAGTTCTTTTTTTATTGCCATTTAAAAGCTCCAGACTTTTATAAACCAGATAGAAAATATTTGGTAGATTTGTGTGATAATATGCAGGAGTTTTATGAGGGAGATGATGAAGTACTCATTATTAATCTTCCGCCTAGACATGGGAAGTCAAGAACAGCTGGGTTATTTGTAGAATGGATATTAGGAAAAGACCAGACAGAAAAGATTATTGCAGGTTCATATAATGAAACTCTATCAACTGAATTTTCAAAAGATGTAAGAGGTGATATTCAGGAAATAAAAGCAGATGAAGATAAAATTGTATTTTCTGACATATTTCCAAATGTAAGAATAAAACGTGGTGATGGAGCTATGAACCTTTGGAGTTTGGAAAATGGAAGAAATAATTATCTTGCTACATCTCCTACTGGGACAGCTACAGGATTTGGGTGTTCTTTGTTGATAATAGATGACCTTATTAAAAATGCTGAAGAGGCTTACAATGAGAATAAGCTTGGCAGTCATTGGGATTGGTTTACAAAAACAATGCTGTCAAGGTTGGAAGGAAAAAGAAAGCAGATAATTATTATGACAAGGTGGTCAAGTGAAGATCTTGCAGGAAGAGCATTGGAATATTACAAAGAAGAAGGAAAAAAAGTAAAACATATAACAAAGAAAGCTTTGCAGGATGATGGAACTATGCTATGTGATGAAGTATTAAATTATAAAGCATACAAAAGCATAATTAGAGCCATGGGGCCAGAGATAGCAAGTG
Above is a window of Fusobacterium varium DNA encoding:
- a CDS encoding SNF2 family N-terminal domain, which produces MKFIPHGYQQYCIDRMLTDDKLGLMLDMGLGKTVITLSAIADLRFNRFLINKVLVIAPKKVAEATWSKEAEKWDHLKLLRIVPILGSSQKRIKALNTPGDIYVINRENVVWLVEYTRNNWPFDMVVVDEFSSFKSHQAKRFKALTWVRKHIQRFVGLTGTPTPNGLMDLWAQIYLLDQGERLGKFISHYRERYFDPGQRDRNVIFKYDLKEGAAESIQEKISDICISMKAEDYLQLPDITFNNVPVVLDSKAMKEYEELEKKMILELEDKTIDVTSAAALSNKLMQLANGAIYDENRGIHEVHNCKIEAFMELIEKLNGKAALVFYNFQHDLARLQEALKKTGLKVRILKTVEDQDAWNKKEIDILLTHPASSAYGLNLQEGGNHVIWFGLNWSLELYQQANKRLHRQGQKEKVIVHHLVVQDTRDEDVIKALNTKGDVQEALLESLKVRIDKYRRK
- a CDS encoding DNA polymerase III subunit beta, producing the protein MSNILNKDDIDKIFQLAEDIGKTIPKDNDALNRIHLHKGEIVCSDSYRLGVYKSSIDTDITCSIPLDIIKALKAAKIKQIGIAGMAGTDVELKTDKFRIQFKQNTLAYPKYDDLISIKPVVKAKIKTAEFLRKLEGAKNVSDKVVLKVYKDCLEISAESETDNYHNSIEAKADGEIKICLNNKYLATYLKRVKNEYVEIGFISTHSQIHIHEENMYEYILMPCVMRD
- a CDS encoding V8-like Glu-specific endopeptidase, translated to MISYSGISEKLMLSTVKINTINGSGTGFFFKFKVGDDKEVPVLLTNKHVVNHNTKEKIQISFHIWADGKVSEENLSLALELDWVFHEEYDLCFAFIAPVLNYIKEFYQKEVAISYIDEEMIKENLSNLEALEEVTMIGYPIGLHDEINNLPIFRKGYTASHPALSFNKNGIALVDMACFPGSSGSPIFILNEGSYRDSKGIVIGSRLIFLGILFAGPTYNATGEIIEKEIDMKSNSISSVNIMINLGYYIQAKAVLDFKNIIIRKLENQ
- a CDS encoding Terminase small subunit, whose translation is MTKNQKIFVDEYLVDLNATRAYKKAYPNIKSDETAAVNGSKLLRNTKVASEIEKRMKDREKRTEVTQDKVVKELARLAFTDRTSIVKVASGSLKIKSFDELTEDQKACISGAKETKFGIEVTFYNKEKALEMLGRHLGLFNDKLEVKGQVNVSNPFSGLSTEELKKVIFNENK